From Hemitrygon akajei chromosome 15, sHemAka1.3, whole genome shotgun sequence:
CTTCAGTATTACTGAGTGGCAATCTTTAAAGAAGTCAGCATAAGGCATAGGATGACAGCACATGTTTGTGCTTCACTAGTTGTACTTGTGAAGCATAGACCAATGTTGCATAATACAAAAGAGTTCACAAATGGATATGGTCGATTATGTCAAAAGTTAATGATCAGAGTAGCTGAAATTGGACATGAAAAAATAAACACCCTCTTCCACTCATGCTCATGACAGCCTGTCCCATGAGAGGAAGAGTGTGTTCATTTTCACCCGAACACCATCTACCAAGCGCTTTTCTGTAATTAGCAGCTCTTTAATTTCTCTCCCTGCTACAGTGCACTGTGACCTCTGGATCTTCCAGATCAGCCAAGTATAACATGCTGTTAAAAAATAACCAGTTATTTATCATTACTGACCCTGAACAAATTGAATTATTCTTACTTCAAATACTTTTCCAGGAATTAAAATCAACAGCAAAATGGCAAAATATCAAACTGTAAAAATAAGTTATTTCTGATGAAACCAATTTGTAGCAGTACAATGTGTAACAGTTGTAGGACATAGAATATACACAGTGGCCATTTTAGTAGGTTCCTCCTGTACTTAATGAAGTAGCTATCGAGTGTATGTTCTGCTGCTGTGgctcgtccacttcaaggtttgacgtgtcaTGCTTTCCGAGATGTTCTCCACACACCGCTGCTGTAACATGTTTTTTATTGAATTGCTGTTGTATTCCTGTCAGCTTAAAGAGTCTGGCCATTCCcccttgacctttctcattaGCACGGTATCAACACCCTCAAAACTGCCGCACAACggatggtttttttttctttttcgcactattctctgtaaactttggaGACCGCTCTGTGCGAAAATCCCAGAAGGTCAGCTGTTTATGCTACTCAAACAACCCCATCTGaacaccaacaatcgttccacggtcaaagtcactccaATCAGATTACTTCCCCATTCGGATGGttagtctgaacaataactgaacctctcgaCCGCGTCCACATGCTTTTATGAAATGagttgccgccacatgattggttgataaaatatttgcattaataagcaggggtacaagtgtacctaataaagtggccactgagtgtacaacaATGCAACACAGCATAGGCTTTTCAGCAACGACATTGTGGTGACCTTTCCTtcccacatggccctccattCCGCCATCTGTAGTCTGGTGTTATTGTATATACTCGTTAACAGAATGATGAAAGAGCAATGTTGTTTCCTAACTAAACATCTTTTCTACTCGTTAACATAAAATAGCACCCGATAGTGCAATAATGAGGCATTGTAGGAAATTGAGGAGAGACCTCATATGGAGCCTTGTAATTGGTCAAATATCCATGCCAAGTATCATAGTAGAACAGATGATGGTTAAACCAGTTGATAAAATTGGTACACTTAAATTCTCCTGTCCAGCACAGGAGAGCTGAACTACAAGCAGTTGTCGGAGATACgtgacaagtcaggcagcatcaacggagagacagagttaaaaTTTCAGCCAGATAACCCTCTGTCAGAACTGGAAATAACGCAAAAGTAATTGCGTTTTAGGTGCAGAAGACTAGAGAAAACAAAGAGAATGCCTGTGATGGAGTGGATGTCCAGGTGACACATTGGCTGGCTGGGACTGGGAAAGGATCGCCTGTTAATTATAGCTGAAACATCTGGCTGATTGTGAACATGCAACGAGCGAtggaagtggagagaaaataaagCATGCTGAACTATGAGATGTAAGCGCTGGGTATCAGACTGATAAGGGGATGTCATATCAGGTAGAACTGTGGATGGAGAAAATCTGAATTAATGTTACAggtgttcaaagttcaatataaatttatcaaagtGCCTAtagggttcattttcttgcagctatTCACagggaaacaaagaaatacaatagaatcaatgaaaatttaTACACATAGTGATGTTCCATCAGGAAATACTCAGCTCACATGACAAAACACCTCGGTAGGTCATAGCCCAGGGATGTTTGGCATAGAGGGTAGAAGTTCAGTTTTAATGAAGAGTCATTGATCTGAAGCATCaattctttccctctctctccacggGCCTCCTTTACCGAAGTTAGTTATTAGTAGAAGTTGTCCCAAGAAAGAAAAATAGCGGCAGGAGGGTTTAATATTCTTACTTGTACTCAGTAAAACGCTGCTCGGTGACTCAGAACTACATATCCCAAAGCCCGAATTCAATGCAGACTCCTCCCCCAGGCTCCCACTCACACGTGATATTATCTCTGTCAAAACAGGATTTACTCCGGAAAGAACAGGTATTGCGAGACTGGGAGGAGTGCCGGGAGGAAAGGTAACTTTGTGTCTGTTGGGCGAGGCGCCTGGCATCCCCGGCCGGAACGCGAGCTCCGTCCGGCTGCGCGTTGAATTCCGTGCGGAATGGAGTGAGTGACTCTGCCGCCgttgccagagtgcaggtgatAGGAGAATGGAGTCGGGGCTGAGTCAAGAGGTAGTGGTCCAGTTCCTGGTGGAGGCTGGGGGCAGAGTGGAGAACTCCAAGCTGCTTTTTAATTTCAGGAACGAGTTGGGGCAGTCCGATCCACAGCTGAGGAAGGAAGCCCGGGAACTCTTCAAAACCTTGATTAATAAAGTTGCCGTGGTGCGCGAAGAAGGAGGGGTGAAATATGTGGTCTTGAAGAAAAAGATGCAGCACCTGGTAGCTGCTCGGCACGAATGCCCGCCGGCCCAAGCGGGGCCGCAGGGGCTGAGGGCGACCGAGGGGCTTGGTAAGGTGGAGCGTCTGGGGAACCTGCTGGAGGCGGGcgaggcgctacaggagcctgcGGCTCGACGCAATTCTGCACCTTCGGCGCTGTCGCCGAGTGAGGGGAGATCTCTCGCCACTGCGCCATCTCGGCTGCAGTTTGCAAGCAGGGCTGGGTCCCAGGACGCCCTGACATCTACAAAGCCCGGGGGATGGGTGTCGCCGCCGCGGGCGAGTGTGGCACAGGTTCAGCGGAACAGCTGCAGTCTTGAACAGCTGGCGGAAAAACAGCGTTTCATCTCCGAGAATCCACTTTTGGAAAACTGTGATCCCGCCTGCGAGGGCTTGTCGGCTGAGAGAGTATCTGCACCTGCATCCCCGGACCTTAAGTCTTCCGCTGTTACAGCCAGTGGCGATGTGTTTGCCTCTGACATAGTCCGCGAGCGGTTGGATACCCTGAAAGCCCCAGAGGACAATTCATGTTTTGAACAGAAGATTGGGAACTATGAAGCCAAATCCTCGGATGTCACTGCACTGGTCGGGCCAAAGGTAGGATCCATGCCAAAGCCCAAACCATACATGTACCCACTTCGCCTTCCCCCGGACACCCCAAAATGTGTGAGTGTTCCCAGTGAGCAGAAGGAAGGCGCACAAGAAGGCCAGGTCAAAGAGAACTGCCCAACAGCGGTAGCTGACCAATATGTCCCCAGGAAGAGGAGTCAGGTGGCAGAGGTCGGAAGTAGTTCACCAAATCTGAAGAGAGTTTCTAGGGTGTTAAAGTTTTCCGAAGATACTCGTTTCTCTGATCAAGTGCCTCTGGATCCGGCTGAGCACGAGTGGATTGTGAAGACAGCCTTGGGTCACTGGACCCAAGTTTCGGGCTTGCTGCTTAAGGACCACTACCTTGCTGAGAAGAAGGACTTCATGTCAGGCTTCACAGCCATACACTGGGCCGCAAAATTCGGCAACAGTGAGATTATGTGTTGGATTATTGATAACTCGGAGAGGAATGGCATCAAAATGGATGTTAACACCAAATCCCATGGTGGTTACACGCCCCTGCATATCGCTGCCATTCATGGCAGAGAAAATATTATTGATGAGCTGGTGACAAAGTACGACGCACTGACAACTCTAAGAGACTACAGTGGCAAGAGGCCATATCATTATTTGGCCAAGGATAGCTCCTTCACTGTGAGGCAATTGTTAGGGGACCCAGAGACTTTCATCAGTGAATCCACTAGTCATAAACGCGGATCAAAGGTGgcttcctccatcctgagtggaACTAACGCTTTACTGGGTGCATTGGCTGATGACGTAATCTTCCAGGAGTTTTCCAAATCtttgaaaaaacaaacaaacctcaGCAAATTCTTCACTGCTCCAGCCGGACACAAGAAAAGAGCTAAAATGCGCACAAACTTTACTTCACTGAATGAAGAAcctgaagaagagagagaggaggtcaTCATAAAACGTAGGCCTGTGACTGAAATATTCTTCTGAAGTTGTTTTGACATTTTAATATGAAAATAATGGGTCAATAGAAAAGTACTTTGCCGCAATGTTAAAATATTTAGGCGATACTCTCTTTGGGAGCTCTAAGTCAAAATGAAATCTTGAACATTAAACTGTTTTTATCATTAATATGCTACAACTATATTTTCAATAATATTTACATGAAGTTTTATGATCAGCAGAATCTTTAAATAATGGGATATACTAGAGTAGAAATACTTGCGGTCAAGAgaaaggtagctgctctgatccAGCTTCACTTTCATTAAACCTACAGAGTATTTGTGGGTATTTATAGCTTTGTTCCAAAGATCATTTGCAAATTCTTCCCTTTTCATTAACCCCAAAAGAAGCATGAAGTTGTGTTGTGGGCTTCCTGAGGAGCATTACCATGGAAAGGTCCCCAGTTATTCCTGTAGCGATCCTGTTCTTGGCTCACTATTCATGGTAAAATTTTGTTTTAGAAAAGCAGGTGTTTATTCGAGTGAAAGCCAAGTCTATTTGCACCTGTATTACCTGGCAAGCTGCTTCCAATCTCTGGTGGTTATGCTTCTCCCCTCCTTGTGCTTGATTGAATCCTTCAGGGACAATTAGTTTATTCCAATTTttaattttaacttttgttatttTGGGGATACTTTAATCCTGAAGGAAGTTAATAAACATTGGAGTATAAAGTATTAAACAATTGGAAGTTTAAATTTGGGTTTGGGCCTGAGATTTTGTACCTGAATGAATACTTTGAATTCTTCACACGATCTACAAATTTACACGTTAATAGTCCAATTCCATTTATTGTATTCAAACTATTTAAGTACAAAATGTTGGTCTGTGATTCTCTCTCAAAATAATAACATTTGATCATATCTTTATAGGTGTGGAGAGTTGCACAAATTTATTATATTTTAAAATGgtgattttttttccaaatcCCTCCACAGTTTACTCCCTTTTTCTGCAGTCTCTGCCCTATAACCCCTTAGTCTGATCTTTGTGATCTACAGCACATCTTATTGCTCCACAATTGGCAGTCCTGCCTTAACTGCCAAAGCCCTAGGTTTCTGAATTCTCCCTAAATCTCTGCCTACCCATTTCTCTTTCAGTCTTCAAGACATTTGCTTGAAACTTACTTGTTAGACCAGATCTTTGGTTATTCTCTCTAAACTCTCCTTAGGTTGCTTGCCATCTGATCTGATTGAAATGCTTTGTGATGTTCTGCACATTAAAGTTTGTTACACACTATTTCCTTTGCTGGttataaaacatttgaaaataaggacaaaactatttttttaaagtttatccAAATAAAGTATATAGGTAATTTGTAGCTTTGTATGAGAAACAGTACTTTATGATGTTTGTTAGTGCTTACTATATACCTTATGCACTTTTAAATTAGTCCAttgagaaaaataaaataattttaaaaaattaatattaATGTTTTTGAATATGTCACAACCACTgttcggcagcgcagtagatacggcaattgcactTATGAATATGCACATGACAGCTAATTATTATGTTATTGcgatggtatttaactccattctttttaTCGTAGCACTTGTTGAGATaagcaaagcacagcaatgtttcgctgcctgcttgcattcagcctTGTCTGAGAAAT
This genomic window contains:
- the LOC140739182 gene encoding ankyrin repeat domain-containing protein SOWAHA-like; this translates as MESGLSQEVVVQFLVEAGGRVENSKLLFNFRNELGQSDPQLRKEARELFKTLINKVAVVREEGGVKYVVLKKKMQHLVAARHECPPAQAGPQGLRATEGLGKVERLGNLLEAGEALQEPAARRNSAPSALSPSEGRSLATAPSRLQFASRAGSQDALTSTKPGGWVSPPRASVAQVQRNSCSLEQLAEKQRFISENPLLENCDPACEGLSAERVSAPASPDLKSSAVTASGDVFASDIVRERLDTLKAPEDNSCFEQKIGNYEAKSSDVTALVGPKVGSMPKPKPYMYPLRLPPDTPKCVSVPSEQKEGAQEGQVKENCPTAVADQYVPRKRSQVAEVGSSSPNLKRVSRVLKFSEDTRFSDQVPLDPAEHEWIVKTALGHWTQVSGLLLKDHYLAEKKDFMSGFTAIHWAAKFGNSEIMCWIIDNSERNGIKMDVNTKSHGGYTPLHIAAIHGRENIIDELVTKYDALTTLRDYSGKRPYHYLAKDSSFTVRQLLGDPETFISESTSHKRGSKVASSILSGTNALLGALADDVIFQEFSKSLKKQTNLSKFFTAPAGHKKRAKMRTNFTSLNEEPEEEREEVIIKRRPVTEIFF